From Micromonospora sp. NBC_01699, a single genomic window includes:
- a CDS encoding DUF6020 family protein, which yields MDDDTSGETASRPAAESPAPTRRRLLRRDRLPAYALVSFAATQLVLLFWWVAYYPGLFSPDSLNYMWQSTTGNWNTHHPITYTSLVWLSLQLTGGVAALTLLQTVALAAGLTYAVTGLRRLGGPGWAWTTAAVVLVALPPVGSFVLAVWKDVPFVVVHVFLLGTVARLVARRRAGDTPAFPRSLFLALLAELTLLCLFRQNGFIVTAVLIAVCLLVLRATAVRMIVAGLTAITVALLTNWLLLPALGVRDAGSLVALETLFGDIAVGYADDPAGFSATDTAVMAQVAPLSHWRESADCYSVDPTVWAPAFDRDAAAVHKSELVSIWGRLLKRSPGGVIGGRLCRSSIGWNPASTGNVARNPNPWSVKAYVARDPLFRASPARYDAYSAPRSQAAYDLAVQLNARTVNPEWLWWRGANWAYAAYLVVGLVAWRRREPAVLALASLTAGNQLSVLAINNMQGARYMFAPYVLGILLLPLLLTARRPTGSAPERDPVEAAPAESGQVG from the coding sequence ATGGACGACGACACCTCGGGCGAGACTGCCAGCCGCCCCGCCGCCGAATCGCCCGCCCCGACCCGGCGGCGACTGCTCCGCCGCGACCGGCTGCCGGCGTACGCGCTGGTCAGTTTCGCGGCAACCCAGCTCGTGCTGCTGTTCTGGTGGGTCGCCTACTACCCCGGCCTGTTCAGCCCCGACTCGCTCAACTACATGTGGCAGTCGACCACCGGCAACTGGAACACCCACCACCCGATCACGTACACCTCGCTGGTGTGGCTGTCGCTCCAGCTCACCGGCGGGGTCGCCGCGCTCACCCTGCTCCAGACGGTGGCCCTGGCCGCCGGGCTGACGTACGCGGTGACCGGGCTGCGCCGGCTCGGCGGCCCCGGCTGGGCGTGGACCACCGCCGCCGTCGTCCTGGTCGCCCTGCCACCGGTCGGCTCGTTCGTGCTGGCCGTGTGGAAGGACGTGCCGTTCGTCGTCGTACACGTCTTCCTGCTCGGTACGGTCGCCCGCCTGGTCGCCCGCCGCCGGGCCGGCGACACCCCCGCGTTCCCGCGCAGCCTGTTCCTCGCCCTGCTGGCCGAACTGACCCTGCTCTGCCTGTTCCGGCAGAACGGGTTCATCGTCACCGCGGTCCTGATCGCGGTCTGCCTGCTGGTGCTGCGCGCCACGGCGGTCCGGATGATCGTCGCCGGCCTCACCGCGATCACCGTCGCGCTGCTGACCAACTGGCTGCTGCTGCCCGCCCTCGGCGTACGCGACGCCGGCTCCCTGGTCGCGCTGGAGACGCTCTTCGGTGACATAGCGGTCGGTTACGCCGACGACCCGGCCGGCTTCTCCGCCACCGACACGGCGGTGATGGCCCAGGTGGCACCGCTGAGCCACTGGCGGGAGTCGGCGGACTGCTACTCGGTCGACCCGACCGTCTGGGCCCCCGCCTTCGACCGCGACGCCGCCGCCGTACACAAGTCGGAGCTGGTGTCGATCTGGGGGCGGCTGCTGAAGCGCTCACCGGGCGGGGTGATCGGCGGCCGGCTCTGCCGCAGCTCGATCGGCTGGAACCCGGCATCGACCGGGAACGTCGCCCGCAACCCGAACCCGTGGTCGGTCAAGGCGTACGTCGCGCGGGACCCGCTGTTCCGGGCCAGTCCCGCCCGGTACGACGCCTACTCCGCCCCGCGCAGCCAAGCCGCCTACGACCTCGCGGTGCAGCTCAACGCCCGTACGGTGAACCCGGAGTGGCTGTGGTGGCGCGGCGCCAACTGGGCGTACGCGGCGTACCTGGTGGTCGGGCTGGTCGCCTGGCGACGCCGGGAGCCGGCCGTGCTCGCCCTGGCCAGTCTCACCGCCGGAAACCAGCTCTCGGTGCTGGCGATCAACAACATGCAGGGCGCCCGCTACATGTTCGCCCCGTACGTGCTGGGCATCCTGCTGCTCCCGCTGCTGCTGACCGCCCGCCGCCCGACCGGATCCGCACCGGAGCGGGACCCGGTCGAGGCGGCACCGGCCGAATCAGGCCAGGTTGGATGA
- a CDS encoding electron transfer flavoprotein subunit beta/FixA family protein, producing MNIVVLVKQVPDSGADRSLRSDDNTTDRGSANNVINEMDEYAIEEALRIKEAHGGEVTVLTMGPDRATESIRKALSMGPDKAVHVLDDALHGSCAVATSRVIADALRTLDADLVICGAESTDGRVQVLPHMLAERLGVAALTGARKLTVEPGADGTVLTAERQTEEGYEVVSANTPAIVSVWDTINEPRYPSFKGIMAAKKKPVQTLSLADLGVPAAEVGSAGATSVVLEHSKRPPRSGGAKVTDGGSGGVALVEYLAAEKFV from the coding sequence ATGAACATCGTCGTACTCGTCAAGCAGGTGCCCGACTCGGGCGCGGACCGCAGCCTGCGCAGTGACGACAACACCACCGACCGGGGGTCGGCAAACAACGTCATCAACGAGATGGACGAGTACGCCATCGAAGAGGCGTTGCGGATCAAGGAAGCGCACGGCGGCGAGGTGACCGTGCTGACCATGGGCCCGGACCGGGCCACCGAGTCGATCCGCAAGGCGCTGTCGATGGGGCCGGACAAGGCCGTACACGTGCTCGACGACGCGCTGCACGGATCCTGCGCCGTCGCCACCTCCCGGGTGATCGCGGACGCCCTCCGCACCCTCGACGCCGACCTGGTGATCTGCGGTGCCGAGTCCACCGACGGCCGGGTCCAGGTGCTGCCGCACATGCTCGCCGAACGGCTCGGCGTCGCCGCCCTGACCGGTGCCCGCAAGCTCACCGTCGAGCCGGGCGCCGACGGCACGGTGCTGACCGCGGAGCGGCAGACCGAGGAGGGCTACGAGGTGGTCAGCGCCAACACCCCCGCGATCGTCTCGGTCTGGGACACCATCAACGAGCCGCGCTACCCCTCATTCAAGGGGATCATGGCGGCGAAGAAAAAGCCGGTGCAGACCCTGTCACTCGCCGATCTGGGCGTGCCCGCGGCCGAGGTGGGCAGCGCCGGCGCGACCAGTGTCGTGCTGGAGCACAGCAAGCGCCCGCCGCGTTCCGGTGGCGCCAAGGTCACCGACGGGGGCTCCGGCGGCGTCGCGCTGGTGGAATACCTCGCCGCCGAGAAGTTCGTCTGA
- a CDS encoding PLDc N-terminal domain-containing protein produces MVRLMLFAFVAHVVLAACALISCLSADKADIRALPRFAWVPIILIPLIGPITWFFAGRPIRAARRGAPGGRGAERRRPVAPDDNPEFLTSLASEQAKKDRELFERWEEDLRRREGEIRRREGDEPPVEEKRPEA; encoded by the coding sequence ATGGTTCGCCTGATGTTATTTGCCTTTGTCGCGCACGTCGTCCTCGCCGCTTGCGCATTGATCAGCTGCCTCAGCGCGGACAAGGCAGACATCCGCGCCCTGCCCCGATTCGCCTGGGTGCCGATCATCCTCATCCCGCTGATCGGACCGATCACCTGGTTCTTCGCCGGCCGCCCGATCCGCGCCGCCCGCCGTGGCGCCCCCGGCGGCCGCGGCGCCGAACGACGCCGGCCGGTCGCCCCGGACGACAACCCGGAATTCCTCACCTCGCTCGCCTCCGAACAGGCGAAGAAGGACCGGGAACTCTTCGAACGCTGGGAGGAGGACCTGCGCCGCCGCGAGGGTGAGATCCGGCGCCGGGAGGGCGACGAACCGCCGGTGGAGGAGAAGCGACCCGAGGCGTAA
- a CDS encoding DUF202 domain-containing protein: MNRDPWPPERMDRDPGLQPERTRLARRRTGLALAAVAVLAVRLAVTHGGAATVVLATAVATGLLAVGGAITRRASRTPSRPSGGRTMPLLTLVTVGYAGLGVLLVLRALG; encoded by the coding sequence GTGAACCGGGACCCCTGGCCGCCGGAACGGATGGACCGGGACCCCGGCCTGCAACCGGAACGAACCCGGCTCGCCCGGCGGCGTACCGGGTTGGCGCTGGCCGCCGTCGCCGTGCTCGCCGTACGGCTGGCCGTGACCCACGGTGGTGCCGCCACGGTGGTCCTCGCCACCGCCGTGGCGACCGGGCTACTGGCGGTCGGCGGCGCGATCACCCGGCGGGCGAGCCGGACCCCGTCGAGACCGTCGGGCGGCCGAACCATGCCGCTGCTCACCCTGGTCACCGTCGGCTACGCCGGACTCGGTGTGCTGCTGGTCCTGCGCGCACTAGGATGA
- a CDS encoding YidH family protein has product MRETIKQWWNPERLHLVGTRPDYRFSLANERTFLAWLRTGLALIAGGLAIAQFLPPLPLTHLREAISVALLVLGGAVALHAVDRWVRTERAIRLGTELPPSRFPALLALAVAIGALLLVATVLLKVIRGE; this is encoded by the coding sequence GTGCGCGAAACGATCAAACAGTGGTGGAACCCGGAACGGCTGCACCTCGTCGGCACCCGGCCCGACTACCGGTTCTCCCTGGCCAACGAGCGCACCTTCCTGGCCTGGCTGCGTACCGGGCTGGCGCTGATCGCCGGCGGGCTGGCGATCGCCCAGTTCCTGCCCCCGCTGCCGCTGACCCACCTGCGCGAGGCGATCTCGGTGGCACTGCTGGTGCTCGGCGGCGCGGTCGCGCTGCACGCCGTCGACCGCTGGGTACGCACCGAGCGGGCCATCCGGCTCGGCACCGAACTGCCCCCGTCCCGGTTCCCCGCCCTGCTCGCCCTCGCGGTCGCCATCGGCGCGCTGCTGCTGGTCGCGACCGTGCTGCTGAAGGTGATCCGGGGCGAGTGA
- a CDS encoding methionine synthase, translating into MNHDQSWPWPAGTATGIGSMPGTDIVEVQRIVLGELPALPHLAELPGRGPGADLIGRTAGFLVDLPVELYTGRWRVAARPGKDLRRAHDLLERDLDQLTEQAEGFTGTVKISAAGPLTLAAGVDLAIGGRLLRDPGAVRDLTDSLAEGLRTHVADVRRRLPGATVLLQLDEPSLPAVLAGHVPTESGFGAYRAVETSAARDLLRIVVDAADTPLVVHCCAPDVPMELFRTAGAVAVSFDLDLITQLDPLGEAIESGLGLLVGAIPGTPPASGPDPSAERVADRIRTLWDRLGFPRPQLARQVVVTPTCGLAGATPDYARTALTTARETARRLHEV; encoded by the coding sequence GTGAACCACGATCAGTCATGGCCCTGGCCCGCCGGTACGGCCACCGGTATCGGCTCCATGCCCGGCACGGACATCGTCGAGGTGCAGCGGATCGTGCTGGGTGAACTGCCCGCGCTGCCGCACCTCGCGGAACTGCCCGGCCGGGGGCCCGGTGCCGACCTGATCGGCCGTACCGCCGGTTTCCTGGTCGACCTGCCGGTGGAGCTGTACACCGGTCGGTGGCGGGTCGCCGCGCGCCCCGGCAAGGACCTGCGCCGCGCCCATGACCTGCTGGAACGTGACCTCGACCAGCTCACCGAGCAGGCCGAGGGCTTCACCGGCACGGTCAAGATCTCCGCGGCCGGACCGCTGACCCTCGCCGCCGGCGTCGACCTCGCCATCGGCGGCCGGCTGCTGCGCGACCCCGGAGCCGTACGGGACCTGACCGACTCGCTCGCCGAGGGGCTGCGTACCCACGTCGCCGACGTACGCCGACGGCTGCCGGGCGCCACCGTACTGCTCCAACTCGACGAGCCGTCGCTGCCGGCGGTACTCGCCGGCCACGTGCCGACCGAGAGCGGCTTCGGCGCGTACCGCGCGGTCGAGACGAGTGCCGCCCGGGACCTGCTGCGGATAGTGGTGGACGCGGCCGACACGCCGCTGGTGGTGCACTGCTGCGCCCCGGACGTGCCGATGGAACTGTTCCGTACCGCCGGTGCCGTCGCCGTCTCGTTCGACCTCGACCTGATCACGCAGCTCGACCCGCTGGGCGAGGCGATCGAGTCCGGGCTCGGCCTGCTGGTCGGAGCCATTCCGGGTACGCCGCCCGCGTCCGGCCCGGATCCCTCGGCGGAACGGGTCGCCGACCGGATCCGCACCCTGTGGGACCGCCTCGGCTTCCCCCGCCCGCAGTTGGCCCGGCAGGTGGTGGTCACACCCACCTGCGGCCTGGCCGGCGCCACCCCGGACTACGCCCGTACCGCCCTCACCACAGCCCGCGAAACCGCCCGCCGCCTCCACGAGGTCTAA
- a CDS encoding cysteine desulfurase family protein translates to MTYLDHAATTPMLESALEAYVATAREVGNASSLHAAGRWARRRVEESRERVAAVLGARPSEVIFTGGGTESDNLALKGIHWGRRAAEPTRNRVVVSAVEHHAVLDSVHWLEQHEAAEVGLLAVDATGRVDPATLAAQLHEHGDRTTLVSVMWANNEVGTVQPIAALAEVAAGYGIPVHTDAVQAVGQVPVDFAASGVAALTLTGHKLGGPVGVGALLLGRDVPCAPLLHGGGQERDVRSGTLDAAGIVAFAVAVEAAVNAQREYAARVATLRDDLTKRLVEVVPEVVCNGDPADRLPGNAHFSFPGCEGDALLMLLDAQGIACSTGSACSAGVAQPSHVLLAMGADDDRARSSLRFALGHTSTAQDVDALIAALPAAVERARRAGGTRSARR, encoded by the coding sequence ATGACTTATCTGGATCACGCCGCGACCACACCGATGCTCGAATCGGCGCTGGAGGCGTACGTCGCCACGGCCCGCGAGGTCGGCAACGCCTCGTCGCTGCACGCGGCCGGCCGGTGGGCCCGCCGCCGGGTGGAGGAGTCCCGCGAACGGGTGGCCGCCGTACTCGGCGCCCGCCCCTCCGAGGTGATCTTCACCGGCGGCGGTACGGAGAGCGACAACCTCGCCCTCAAGGGCATCCACTGGGGTCGGCGCGCGGCCGAACCGACCCGGAACCGGGTGGTGGTCAGCGCGGTCGAGCACCACGCCGTACTCGACTCGGTGCACTGGTTGGAACAGCACGAGGCAGCCGAGGTCGGGCTGCTGGCGGTCGACGCCACCGGTCGGGTCGACCCGGCCACGCTCGCCGCCCAGCTGCACGAACACGGCGACCGGACCACCCTGGTCAGCGTCATGTGGGCCAACAACGAGGTCGGCACCGTCCAGCCGATCGCCGCGCTGGCCGAGGTCGCCGCCGGGTACGGCATCCCGGTGCACACCGACGCGGTCCAGGCCGTCGGCCAGGTGCCGGTCGACTTCGCCGCCAGCGGCGTCGCCGCGCTCACCCTGACCGGGCACAAGCTCGGCGGCCCGGTCGGCGTCGGCGCCCTGCTGCTCGGCCGGGACGTGCCCTGCGCCCCGCTGCTGCACGGCGGCGGCCAGGAACGCGACGTCCGCTCCGGCACCCTCGACGCGGCCGGCATCGTGGCCTTCGCGGTCGCCGTCGAGGCCGCCGTCAACGCCCAGCGCGAGTACGCGGCGAGGGTCGCCACCCTCCGCGACGACCTGACCAAGCGCCTGGTCGAGGTGGTCCCGGAGGTGGTCTGCAACGGCGACCCGGCCGACCGGCTGCCCGGCAACGCCCACTTCTCCTTCCCCGGCTGCGAGGGCGACGCCCTGCTGATGCTGCTCGACGCCCAGGGGATCGCCTGCTCGACCGGTTCGGCCTGCTCCGCCGGGGTGGCTCAGCCGTCGCACGTACTGCTCGCCATGGGGGCCGACGACGACCGGGCCCGCTCATCGCTGCGGTTCGCGCTCGGGCACACCTCGACCGCGCAGGACGTCGACGCGTTGATCGCCGCGCTGCCCGCCGCGGTGGAGCGGGCCCGTCGGGCCGGCGGCACCCGGTCCGCCCGGCGCTGA
- a CDS encoding acetolactate synthase: MTERIEGHGGDLAVAALRAYGITEMFTLSGGHVFPLYDAAHRSEVDAAGRPPMRIVDVRHEQSAVFAAEAVAKLRRRPGLAVLTAGPGVTNGISGLTSAHFNGSPVLVIGGRAPAFRWGSGSLQEIDHLPLVTPVTKHAATVFDTDEIPGAIETALTAALSPHRGPVFLDLPLEVVFSVGEAVAPTAAAIAPLEPDPEEVDRAARLIAGAQRPMIIAGSDVYAGDATAALREAAEALQIPVFANGMGRGSLPPEHPLAFAKARRTALNGADVIVVVGTPLDFRLGFGDFGDAQLVHIVDAPTQRAGHVQPAASPAGDLRLILSALADHRGDREDHAAWIADLRSVENAAKKRDADEMAAESDPIRPARVYGELRRALDPDAITIGDGGDFVSYAGRYLEPSMPGTWLDPGPYGCLGTGMGYAMGARVTHPDRQVCVLMGDGAAGFSLMDVESLARQKLPVVIVVGNNGIWGLEKHPMNAMYGYDVAADLQPELRYDDVVTALGGAGETVAKAGDLRPALQRAFDSGVPYLVNVLTDPADAYPRSSNLA, from the coding sequence ATGACGGAGCGGATCGAAGGTCACGGCGGCGACTTGGCGGTGGCGGCGCTGCGGGCGTACGGCATCACCGAGATGTTCACCCTCTCCGGTGGCCACGTCTTTCCGCTCTACGACGCCGCCCACCGCAGCGAGGTCGACGCCGCCGGGCGACCGCCGATGCGGATAGTCGACGTACGACACGAGCAGTCTGCGGTCTTCGCCGCCGAGGCGGTGGCCAAGCTGCGCCGCCGTCCGGGACTCGCCGTGCTCACCGCCGGCCCCGGCGTCACCAACGGCATCTCCGGGCTGACCAGCGCCCACTTCAACGGTTCACCGGTGCTGGTGATCGGGGGCAGGGCACCGGCCTTCCGCTGGGGTTCGGGCAGCCTCCAGGAGATCGACCACCTGCCGCTGGTCACCCCGGTCACCAAGCACGCCGCCACCGTGTTCGACACCGACGAGATCCCCGGCGCGATCGAGACCGCGCTCACCGCCGCGCTCAGCCCGCACCGAGGTCCGGTCTTCCTCGACCTGCCGCTGGAGGTGGTCTTCTCGGTCGGCGAGGCGGTCGCGCCGACCGCGGCGGCGATCGCCCCGCTCGAACCGGACCCGGAGGAGGTCGACCGGGCCGCCCGGCTGATCGCCGGTGCCCAGCGACCCATGATCATCGCCGGGTCGGACGTGTACGCCGGTGACGCCACCGCCGCCCTGCGCGAGGCCGCCGAGGCGTTGCAGATCCCGGTCTTCGCCAACGGCATGGGACGCGGCTCGCTCCCGCCGGAGCACCCGCTCGCCTTCGCCAAGGCCCGCCGGACCGCGCTCAACGGCGCGGACGTGATCGTGGTGGTCGGCACCCCGCTCGACTTCCGGCTGGGCTTCGGCGACTTCGGCGACGCCCAGCTCGTACACATCGTGGACGCGCCCACCCAGCGGGCCGGGCACGTCCAGCCGGCCGCCAGCCCCGCCGGTGACCTGCGGCTGATCCTCTCCGCGCTGGCCGACCACCGGGGCGACCGCGAGGACCATGCCGCCTGGATCGCCGACCTGCGGTCGGTGGAGAACGCCGCGAAGAAGCGGGACGCGGACGAGATGGCGGCCGAGTCCGACCCGATCCGACCGGCCCGGGTCTACGGCGAGCTGCGCCGGGCACTGGACCCGGACGCGATCACCATCGGCGACGGCGGCGACTTCGTCTCGTACGCCGGCCGCTACCTCGAACCGTCGATGCCCGGCACCTGGCTCGACCCCGGCCCGTACGGCTGCCTCGGCACCGGCATGGGTTACGCGATGGGAGCCAGGGTCACCCACCCCGACCGCCAGGTCTGCGTGCTGATGGGCGACGGGGCGGCCGGCTTCTCGCTGATGGACGTCGAGTCGCTGGCCCGGCAGAAGCTGCCGGTGGTGATCGTGGTGGGCAACAACGGCATCTGGGGGCTGGAGAAGCACCCGATGAACGCCATGTACGGCTACGACGTCGCCGCCGACCTGCAACCCGAACTGCGCTACGACGACGTGGTGACCGCGCTCGGCGGGGCGGGCGAGACGGTGGCGAAGGCCGGTGACCTGCGTCCGGCGTTGCAGCGGGCCTTCGATTCCGGGGTGCCGTACCTGGTCAACGTGCTGACCGATCCGGCGGACGCGTACCCGCGCTCATCCAACCTGGCCTGA
- a CDS encoding GNAT family N-acetyltransferase: protein MTDLDVFTLRTAYDNQLRARVPDPMPAGATVERDGPLLRFLGLDHGGFLGYRDLDGLTGAALDDLINRQRDIFAARDESVEWKLHGHDEPVDLPDRLRAAGFVPEDEETVVIGPVAALSAALPVPPPGVRLREVTARADLDRIAEMESIVWGEPRDWLADALERELAVDPAVSHGGSGADGSEVWPQSLTVVVAEEVDSGRVVSAGWVRYVAGTGFATLWGGSTLPDWRNRGIYRSLVVYRARLADARGFTLLQVDASSDSRPILERLGFVAVTSTTPYVYTP from the coding sequence GTGACTGATCTGGACGTTTTCACGCTGCGGACCGCGTACGACAACCAGTTGCGGGCCCGGGTGCCGGACCCGATGCCGGCCGGGGCGACGGTGGAGCGGGACGGGCCGCTGTTGCGGTTTCTCGGTCTCGATCACGGGGGCTTCCTCGGTTACCGGGACCTCGACGGGTTGACCGGTGCGGCGCTGGACGACCTGATCAACCGGCAGCGGGACATCTTCGCGGCGCGCGACGAGTCGGTGGAGTGGAAGCTGCACGGGCACGACGAGCCGGTGGACCTGCCGGATCGGCTGCGGGCCGCCGGGTTCGTGCCCGAGGACGAGGAGACCGTCGTGATCGGCCCGGTCGCGGCGCTGTCGGCCGCGCTTCCGGTGCCACCTCCCGGCGTACGGCTGCGTGAGGTGACCGCCCGCGCGGACCTGGACCGGATCGCGGAGATGGAGTCGATCGTCTGGGGTGAGCCGCGCGACTGGCTGGCCGACGCGCTGGAGCGGGAGCTGGCGGTCGACCCGGCGGTCTCGCACGGCGGGTCGGGTGCGGACGGTTCGGAGGTCTGGCCGCAGTCGCTGACCGTGGTGGTGGCGGAGGAGGTCGACTCGGGCCGGGTGGTGAGCGCCGGCTGGGTCCGGTACGTCGCCGGTACCGGTTTCGCCACCCTGTGGGGCGGGTCGACGCTGCCGGACTGGCGCAACCGGGGCATCTACCGTTCGTTGGTCGTCTACCGGGCGCGACTCGCCGACGCCCGTGGTTTCACCCTGTTGCAGGTGGACGCCTCGTCGGACAGTCGGCCGATCCTGGAGCGACTCGGGTTCGTCGCCGTCACCTCGACCACCCCGTACGTCTACACTCCTTAA
- a CDS encoding VOC family protein produces the protein MIGELRSVVVDCPDPRGLAGFYGELLGRTVVHDSDDWVTLGGGAGQPRVAFQLAAGLREPRWPDPERPQQFHLDVTVDDIEVAEAKVLALGATRLPGGGADFRVYADPAGHPFCLVWDS, from the coding sequence ATGATTGGTGAGTTGCGCAGTGTGGTGGTCGACTGTCCGGATCCTCGGGGGCTGGCTGGCTTCTATGGGGAGTTGCTGGGGCGGACGGTTGTTCATGACAGTGATGACTGGGTGACGCTCGGGGGAGGCGCGGGGCAGCCTCGGGTGGCTTTTCAGCTGGCCGCTGGGCTGCGCGAACCTCGGTGGCCGGACCCGGAGCGGCCGCAGCAGTTCCACCTTGACGTGACGGTGGACGACATCGAGGTGGCCGAGGCGAAGGTGCTCGCGCTCGGCGCCACCCGGCTGCCCGGCGGCGGAGCGGACTTCCGGGTCTACGCCGACCCGGCGGGCCACCCGTTCTGCCTGGTCTGGGACAGCTGA
- the mnmA gene encoding tRNA 2-thiouridine(34) synthase MnmA, which yields MRVLAAMSGGVDSAVAAARAVEAGHEVTGVHLALSRNPQTYRTGARGCCTLEDSRDARRAADVIGIPFYVWDMADRFHEDVVDDFVAEYAAGRTPNPCLRCNEKIKFSAVLDRAIALGFDAVVTGHHARRGDDGLLRRSVDLAKDQSYVLAVLTREQLDRSVFPLGDSTKAQVRTEAAQRGLSVADKPDSHDICFIADGDTRKFLADRLGEAPGDIVDARTGAVVGAHAGAYAYTVGQRKGLSLGVPAPDGKPRYVLSITPKTNTVTVGPVEALEASEVAARRPVWTGGALPTEATPCQVQLRAHGEVVPATVRVTGDTLHAELGKPVRGVAAGQAIVAYRPDPAGDVVLGSATITG from the coding sequence GTGAGGGTTCTGGCAGCTATGTCCGGCGGGGTCGACTCGGCGGTCGCCGCCGCGCGGGCGGTCGAGGCGGGGCACGAGGTGACCGGCGTACACCTGGCGCTGTCGCGCAACCCGCAGACGTACCGGACGGGTGCGCGCGGCTGCTGCACCCTGGAGGACTCCCGGGACGCCCGGCGAGCCGCCGACGTGATCGGCATCCCGTTCTACGTCTGGGACATGGCGGACCGGTTCCATGAGGACGTGGTGGACGACTTCGTCGCCGAGTACGCCGCCGGCCGTACGCCGAACCCCTGCCTGCGCTGCAACGAGAAGATCAAGTTTTCGGCGGTGCTGGACCGGGCCATCGCCCTCGGCTTCGACGCCGTGGTGACCGGCCACCACGCCCGGCGGGGCGACGACGGTCTGCTGCGGCGCAGCGTCGACCTGGCCAAGGACCAGTCGTACGTCCTCGCCGTGCTGACCCGCGAGCAGCTCGACCGGTCGGTCTTCCCGCTCGGCGACTCGACCAAGGCCCAGGTCCGGACCGAGGCGGCGCAGCGCGGCCTCTCCGTCGCCGACAAGCCCGACTCGCACGACATCTGCTTCATCGCCGACGGCGACACCCGAAAGTTTCTCGCCGACCGGCTCGGTGAGGCCCCCGGCGACATCGTCGACGCCCGCACCGGTGCCGTCGTCGGCGCCCACGCCGGCGCCTACGCCTACACCGTCGGGCAGCGCAAGGGGCTCTCCCTGGGCGTGCCCGCGCCGGATGGCAAGCCCCGGTACGTGCTCTCGATCACCCCCAAGACCAACACCGTGACGGTCGGCCCGGTCGAGGCGCTGGAGGCCAGCGAGGTCGCCGCCCGACGTCCGGTGTGGACCGGCGGGGCGCTGCCGACCGAGGCCACGCCGTGCCAGGTGCAGTTGCGCGCCCACGGTGAGGTGGTGCCGGCCACGGTCCGGGTGACCGGCGACACCCTGCACGCGGAGTTGGGCAAGCCGGTCCGGGGCGTCGCCGCCGGTCAGGCGATCGTCGCGTACCGGCCCGACCCGGCCGGCGACGTGGTGCTCGGCTCCGCGACCATCACCGGCTGA
- a CDS encoding electron transfer flavoprotein subunit alpha/FixB family protein, giving the protein MAEVLVVVEATTTFGVKKVTLELLTLARELGTPSAVVLGGPGAADALAEKLGEYGAAKIYAAESEEIDGHLVAPKATVLAELVKRVQPAAVLLGSTQEGKEIAGRLAVKLDNGILTDVVELAADGTATQVAFAGSAIVKSKVTRGLPLVTLRPNSVTPSPAPATPEVERLTVELGAADRLTRVVQRVAEQKGSRPELTEASVVVSGGRGVGNADNFKLVEELADLLGGAVGASRAAVDSGFYPHQFQVGQTGKTVSPQLYVALGISGAIQHRAGMQTSKTIVAVNKDGEAPIFELADFGVVGDLFKVVPQAAEEIRKRK; this is encoded by the coding sequence ATGGCTGAAGTGCTTGTCGTGGTCGAGGCCACCACAACGTTCGGTGTCAAGAAGGTCACCCTCGAACTGCTCACCCTGGCCCGCGAGCTGGGTACGCCGTCGGCCGTGGTGCTCGGTGGCCCCGGTGCCGCCGACGCGCTCGCCGAGAAACTGGGCGAGTACGGCGCGGCCAAGATCTACGCCGCGGAGAGCGAGGAGATCGACGGACACCTGGTGGCCCCCAAGGCCACCGTGCTCGCCGAGCTGGTCAAGCGGGTGCAGCCGGCGGCTGTGCTGCTCGGATCGACCCAGGAGGGCAAGGAGATCGCCGGCCGGCTGGCGGTCAAGCTGGACAACGGCATCCTCACCGACGTGGTCGAACTGGCCGCCGACGGCACCGCCACCCAGGTCGCCTTCGCCGGTTCCGCCATCGTGAAGTCGAAGGTGACCCGCGGGCTGCCGCTGGTCACCCTGCGGCCGAACTCGGTCACCCCGAGCCCGGCCCCGGCCACCCCCGAGGTGGAGCGGCTCACCGTCGAGCTCGGCGCGGCCGACAGACTGACCCGGGTGGTCCAGCGGGTCGCCGAGCAGAAGGGCTCCCGGCCCGAGCTGACCGAGGCGTCGGTGGTCGTCTCCGGTGGGCGCGGTGTCGGCAACGCGGACAACTTCAAGCTGGTCGAGGAGCTGGCCGACCTGCTCGGCGGCGCGGTCGGAGCGTCCCGGGCCGCGGTCGACTCCGGCTTCTACCCGCACCAGTTCCAGGTCGGACAGACCGGCAAGACGGTCTCGCCGCAGCTCTATGTGGCGCTCGGCATCTCCGGCGCGATCCAGCACCGGGCCGGCATGCAGACCTCGAAGACCATTGTCGCGGTGAACAAGGACGGCGAGGCGCCGATCTTCGAACTCGCCGACTTCGGCGTGGTCGGTGACCTGTTCAAGGTGGTCCCGCAGGCCGCCGAGGAGATCCGCAAGCGCAAGTAG